In Chionomys nivalis chromosome 24, mChiNiv1.1, whole genome shotgun sequence, one genomic interval encodes:
- the Dhrsx gene encoding dehydrogenase/reductase SDR family member on chromosome X, protein MLTLRALRATVLVYAVGAAVLLAQLLRRLRGGFREPALPAQPDRVAIVTGGTDGIGLATARRLARLGMRVVIAGNNAAKANDVVSRIREETKNEKVHFLFCDLASLRSVRKFARDFLSRGLPLHVLVNNAGVMMVPPGRTEDGFEHHFGVNFLGHFLLTHLLLGALTSAGSPGQRSRVVTVASATHYVGDLDPADPQDRKSPYSAHAAYARSKLALVLFSQRLQRLLAARGDPVTANLVDPGVVDTALFRHVWWGTRAVQRALGWLLFKTPDEGAWTSVYAAAAPELEGVGGRYLYNEAETEPLGLARDVELQARLWAESCRLAGIPDGMGFGVE, encoded by the coding sequence ATGTTGACGCTCCGCGCGCTGCGGGCCACCGTCCTGGTCTACGCGGTGGGCGCCGCCGTGTTGTTGGCGCAGCTGCTGCGCCGCCTGCGCGGGGGCTTCCGGGAGCCGGCGCTGCCGGCACAGCCCGACCGCGTGGCCATCGTGACGGGCGGAACCGACGGCATCGGGCTGGCCACGGCGCGGCGGCTGGCCCGGCTGGGCATGCGCGTGGTCATAGCCGGGAACAACGCGGCGAAGGCGAACGACGTCGTCTCCCGGATCCGCGAGGAGACGAAGAACGAGAAGGTGCACTTCCTGTTCTGCGACCTGGCCTCCCTCCGCTCCGTCCGGAAGTTCGCCCGCGACTTCCTGTCGCGCGGCCTCCCGCTGCACGTGCTGGTCAACAACGCCGGCGTCATGATGGTGCCCCCCGGCCGCACCGAGGACGGCTTCGAGCACCACTTCGGTGTCAACTTCCTGGGCCACTTCCTGCTGACGCACCTGCTGCTGGGTGCACTGACGTCGGCGGGGTCGCCGGGTCAGAGGTCCAGGGTGGTCACCGTGGCGTCGGCCACGCACTACGTGGGGGACCTGGACCCGGCGGACCCGCAGGACCGGAAGTCGCCCTACTCGGCGCACGCGGCCTACGCGCGGAGCAAGCTGGCGCTCGTGCTGTTCTCGCAGCGGCTGCAGCGGCTGCTGGCGGCGCGCGGCGACCCCGTGACCGCCAACCTGGTCGACCCGGGCGTCGTGGACACGGCGCTCTTCCGCCACGTGTGGTGGGGCACGCGGGCCGTGCAGCGGGCGCTcggctggctgctcttcaagaccCCCGACGAGGGCGCCTGGACTTCCGTCTACGCTGCCGCCGCCCCGGAGCTGGAAGGGGTCGGCGGCCGCTACCTCTACAACGAGGCCGAGACAGAACCGCTGGGCCTTGCGCGGGATGTGGAGCTGCAGGCGCGGCTGTGGGCGGAGAGCTGCCGGCTGGCGGGGATCCCCGACGGGATGGGCTTCGGCGTGGAGTAG